The window GTGGACATCAGAATTGCAGATTTTCACAGCATGGCACACAGAGTGCACCTATCAGTCCCGAAAGATGGTGTGTTTTGTTCATGGTTTTCATCATTGTCCAGTCATATTCTATAAATAGTAAACAACAAATAAAAAAACTGAAAAGTAAATGACATAAAAGTTCAGAAGTACTCAGAAAAAATACGCTAAGATATTCAATTTGTCCTCAGAATTGCAGAATGACAGCATGGACGCACAGCGACCAATCAGTCCCGAAAGATGGTATGATTAACAGGTTTTTCATCACCGGACAAACAAAAACAAACACAAACAAACATGTCAACAAAAAAGAACTTAAATTACTACAGAAAACAAAATCTGACAAAAGAAGACAGGAGAGGAATGACACTACCAGTGAGCTGACATTATGCCTCAGACATCCAAGGAAGGATCTAACAGCATTAGCTCTCAAGCCTGGCAGGGCAAAAGCTCTTAGGCGGCAACTGCGAATGTTTTGGGAAACAAGCCCTGATTTTATCATCATTTGAAATGCAGCAACATTTTCAATATACTCCCTTAGTAAACTTTTATAAAGGGAGGACTACATAGCTCAGTTATATTGAGCTGAAAAAAATAACAAGGCTCAGACATCCAAGGAAGGAATTAGCAGCATCAGCTCTCAAGCCTGGCAAGGCGAAAGCTCTTAGGCGGCAACTGCGAATGTTTTGAGAAACAAGCCTTAAATTTGTCATCATTGCCATAAATTCCAAGAACTATATTAGAGAGGCAATTTAATCACAATAATAGGCTCCACGGACTAACAGAATGAAGTTCCAGGTTCCTATCAATTAGTGAAAACTAATTCTTGGCCCAATTATAGATCCCCTAGTCAATGCTTGTAGCTACCAGAGAAGGACCATTGGGCACAAGTTAGATTACGGTAGAAACAACTAATGAATAAAAGAGCGACCTAAGTCAGAGATAACCCCATGgacacaacataaagcaatgaaaTGGGATTTCCAGCGAAGACGGACCACTAAAGTCAAATGAGAAGTTGCAGCCAACGGACAAAAAATGTTTTAAACAGACAAAAACCTCTAAAAGCCACATAAAATGCCAATTGACAACCTGTACTCCAGAGATAGCACAAAACTAGAAAATAAAGAGGGATAAATATATGCAATGAGCACAATGTGGGGCAGTTTTGTATCATCAGAAAATAAATGACTTCTCATTCACAGGAAAACAGCACTGTGTCAGAAGGTGTCCTAAGATTGTTTCAAGGTTTCATCACCTGATACTGTAAAAATCAATTAAATCATCAAAAAAAAACTGAGATGCTAACATAACACGGCAGAGAAGGCTCAGAAAAGAAAGCACAAGGATACATAGTTGCCAATTTTCAAAAGAAAACCAAACCTTttcaaaagagaaaaaaatatgGAACTTCAAAGTGATGGCTGGTTCAGCGGGATAATCGGCATACAAATCAATCTCAAAAGAGATGACCTGTGATTTGGTCTGTTGAGCTTGAATATTTGCAAATCGTCACTGCCATCAACACAAACTGGAAAAGAAGCAAATCCAAATTTAAAAAAGATGAAGTTGGAAAGTTTTCAAATCGAGACAAAGCATCGGCAACAAGACCTAGAAAAACAGACTGGCACACTAATGCTGGATCGTTCAGCTAAGGATTATTTCTAACCACTAATCAGTATACAGCTATTGTAGCTTACAGAGGATAAAATAACAGAAGCAAATTGCCACAAGCAGGATAATATAAGATAAAACAGGAATATGGCAAAAAATTAACTGGACAATGCAGTGAGATTTCCATTACCAACATCACAGTAAATTACAGATACTTGATTAGGTCTTCTTAGCATGCATACTGGAACGGAAACAAAAAAAAAGGAGGGCTGGCGCGAGACCACCAAGATCTACTACTTCTCGGAGGAGTTGGGGCCGCGCTTCTTGCCGAAGCCGACGACGGCGGTGACGAAGCGCCTGTTGTACTGGATGCGCTTGTGGGCGCGGCCGCGCGGCTGCTTCTTCTTGTCCTGCTTCGCCACCTTGGGCGTCTGCCCCCGCACCTTCCCGGCCCGCGCCAGCGATCCGTGCACCTTACCTGAAGGCAGGCACCACCGCCGCGTCAGCACCGACAACCACGACAACACTAGGGTAGATAGGGATCTAGCGAGGAAAGAGGGGGAGGAGCAGATCGTTACCCATGGCGGCTGCGGCGGTGGAGCGGCGGGGAGCGCTTCGGCGACGAGAACGGGGAGCACTCGAGCGGCGGGGGAGCGCTTCGGCGACGAGAACGGGgagcgctcgggcggcggcggcggcggcttctgctGACAGATGAATCAACCCTAGACGGGTGGGAGATTTTATAGAGGCGAGGGCTCCGTTCGTTCTTATGTGGGCCGTGGGCCGTTGGGCATGGGCCGAGGGGGGGCCGTGGATGTGGCCTGTTAGNNNNNNNNNNNNNNNNNNNNNNNNNNNNNNNNNNNNNNNNNNNNNNNNNNNNNNNNNNNNNNNNNNNNNNNNNNNNNNNNNNNNNNNNNNNNNNNNNNNNNNNNNNNNNNNNNNNNNNNNNNNNNNNNNNNNNNNNNNNNNNNNNNNNNNNNNNNNNNNNNNNNNNNNNNNNNNNNNNNNNNNNNNNNNNNNNNNNNNNNNNNNNNNNNNNNNNNNNNNNNNNNNNNNNNNNNNNNNNNNNNNNNNNNNNNNNNNNNNNNNNNNNNNNNNNNNNNNNNNNNNNNNNNNNNNNNNNNNNNNNNNNNNNNNNNNNNNNNNNNNNNNNNNNNNNNNNNNNNNNNNNNNNNNNNNNNNNNNNNNNNNNNNNNNNNNNNNNNNNNNNNNNNNNNNNNNNNNNNNNNNNNNNNNNNNNNNNNNNNNNNNNNNNNNNNNNNNNNNNNNNNNNNNNNNNNNNNNNNNNNNNNNNNNNNNNNNNNNNNNNNNNNNNNNNNNNNNNNNNNNNNNNNNNNNNNNNNNNNNNGGGGAGCTCCGGCGGCAAGCGGTGAGGCTGACCCGGGTTatctccttcttcttgttcttcttcttcttctccgcaGGCGAGGATCTCCGAGAGGGCGCTGGAGCTGCTGGCGCTCCCCGACGACGGCGTCCCCAAGATGCTGCTCGACATCGGTCAGCCTCCTCTCTACGCTCACCCACAGCACCGATTCTCTGTTGCTTTGACAGAGAAACCATGGTCCTGCGTCTTGATGAATTGCTGGCGTTTACAATCATGGGTCCTGTGTGTCGAATGGCAGGGTGCGGCTCCGGGCTTAGCGGCGAGACGCTGACGGAGCACGGGCACCGCTGGATCGGCTGCGATATCTCGCAGTCCATGCTTGGTGAGGAGGAATTCACCTCGTTCCTCGCTCTTATGGGCGTGTTGCTGTGTCACTCAGGTTTCTGCTTGAGAGCTTCAGTTTTGTTTTCCACCTCGCAGATGTTGCTCTGGAGCGGGAGACGGAGGGTGACCTCCTGCTCGCAGACATGGGCGAGGTAAGATGCGTGCTGCGGCACTGGATTGGCGGAGAGTTTTGTTCCAGATGCTATGTTTGGGTCGTAGCTCATAAGCTTGTCTTATGCAATTCTTCTTGTTACAGTTTGAGTTTTATGTGTTATTAACTGTTAGAAGATATCCTTGGTAATGATAATAATGTGCATGACTTGTGGTCAACATGGTCTCGGTGTCAAACCTGATTGACACTGTAAAAGTAAATGGGCCTTCGAACCTATGTCTGGTGGGAAAATATGAGTGTGAATCCAAAGAACCTGAACATTTCAGTACTGCCTTTTCTCTATAATAATTGTATGGTTGCCGGGTGGTCTTCTATTGCGCATGCTGAACCTCACTTCCTATGAAGATTAAGAAATTATTTTGCTTCATACAACTGTATGGTCTGCCTTGGTAATGATAATATGCTGTATGGTCTGCCATTTCAGTAATCTTTGCTTCATACAACTGCATCCACCTTTTCACAGCTGTGTAACCACAGTTTGCTGTTACTTGAGCTAATATGTTTATAATAATGCATCTTCCAGGGCCTAGGCTTGCGCCCAGGAGTTATGGATGGTGCAATTAGTATTTCAGCAGTCCAGGTGATTCTTCAAGTTTTTGTTTTGTTTCTGCAACTAGCTTGTCGTGTTTAGTGATTTGTTCATAACTATGCCCTTTGTTGACAATGTCGTGCAGTGGTTATGCAATGCTGACAAGTCTTCTCATGAACCAAGATTACGGTTAAAGTACGTGAAACTATTTTGTAACGTATCCCTTGGGTTATCCGCAACCAATTCTTAACCTTGATGTGCATAATTTCCAGGGCTTTCTTTGGATCACTATATAGATGCTTAGCAAGGGGAGCAAGGGCCGTTCTACAGTTTTATGCTGATAATGTGAAACAAACCGAAATGCTCGTGTCTTTTGCCATGAAAGCTGGATTTGCTGGTGGAGTGGTCATTGACTGGCCTCATAGGTAAGGATTTCATTGCCTCGGAGCCATGGTTGTATGAACAGTCTTATGGATTTCTTGTCTGCTGTGGACTTATGTGGATGCCTTTCCTCTGACAGTTCGAAAGCAAAGAAGTCCTACCTTGTCCTCACTTGTGGTACATCTTCTGTCGCATCTCTTCCAAAGGGGAAAGGTGAAAACGGTGAGATGTGCAGcagtgatgatgacgatgatggtgatgaaaGCAACGATGACCAAACAGTAAGCTCAGTCTTAACAAGATATGTTTCCTGTTTATACATTTTGAGCTTTACTGCTTTTACTCTCTGTGTCTTGTCTACTTCTTCATTCCGCcttgatcaatggagctatatgttaTCCAGTTGATGTGTACACAAACCAGTTGCATAAGAAATGTTTGTAATAACATGACCAAATAGGCCATACTCTCTTATTATGGGAtggaaatgttggttatttttgtgGTGATCTTTCTACCTGTCTATGCCATATTCCCTGTGCCAACTGCTAGCATCATCAGTTCTACCCAATAATTCCTGGATGTTTAATTGCTCTTAAAACTGTTGCTATCTTGGATGCTGTGAGCTAACTGTCTGTGCTTgatcaagaatcaacttgcatcatACTTCTCTTATTCTGTTCTCTCACTTGTAGTTCATTGCTTTCTTTGAAAAGACTTATAGTCCATTGCTGATCATATGATTGTCCTACTATGTGATGAAGCCTTGGTGCTCTACTGGCAGTGATACATGATAATAATGTATTTTTTTTCAAATGCAGGTTGGCACATATGGACGGAACAGGTCGAACAAGAGGCAGAAAGTGAACAAGAAGAACGGCAGGGGCAAGGATTGGCTGCTGAGGAAAAAGGAGCAGATGAGGAAGAGAGGACGCGACGTCCCCGCGGACACGAAATACACGGGGCGGAAGCGGAAAACCCGCTTCTAAGTCGGTGTTTGGCAGTCATTTAGTTTAGCTTGTCAGAAGCAGCAAGAGTGTTTACGCGTGAAGAGTTGGCTGTATCGCGCTTCTGTTGTAGTCTTAAGATATGCAGCAGCTTTGGCAAATGCTATTAGTGTCATGTTTGTGAGGATATATTAATGATGACATGGTTGGTTGTTTCATGTATGCATGGATTTGTGGAAGTATGCACAATTTTGTATCTGGCAGTAATCGTGATGATATACCCTTTGTGATATTTGTAAGCATGTGGTGTAGATGCTGAAACAAAATGGTTTGGAGATTATTTTTTTAGCTGCGCACTAGGCGCAAAAACAAACGCAACATAAAAATTTATGGTTGTGTGTATTGTATGCACGAGCAGATTGAATGAATGAATTACCTGTTTTTCGTAGAATAAGAAATAATGCATGGTATATGTCGAAATCGGAGCTACGATGCCCCGTTGCGCTTGACTAAGAGCTTGTCATGGACCTTCATGTGACTTTGCGCATCCTCTACAACATGGTTGGGTCGGCGGTTGTCTGCGGTAGATTCGGAGTCCTTGCTCATGGAGATGGGATGGTGATGATGCTTGCTCGAGGGAGAAGTGGTGGTGATGACGTCAGCGTGACACCTCGATGAGAGGCCTCTTCTCCATGGTATTGTGTGTGTCATTCAGCGGTTTGTGGCTGTCTCTGTCGGTTTTtcgttaattaactgggcaattctctcctTTTACATCTGTTTCGAGAAAGAAACGACCTAGTGTACCACGCATGCAAATTCGCCTAACCTAACCTCATTTGCGAGTCATTCAGATCCAGACAAGTTCAACGTGGTGAAACTGCAATTTTGCGAGTAAATGGGATAAGGTTAGCATGCTAAAAAATTTGATGGATCTCCCATGCATTCCACTAAACTGGCAGCTCATTCAGTTAACTTTGCATACAACGACAGAAAACCAAAAATTAAGCGAGGTTTGTTTTTGCAATAAGAGTGCACAACCCAACCCTTGAATCTCTAAACTAACGAGTGAAACATGACATCAATAAATGCCATGTGCTTACAAAGAACACATGGTATATTATCGCAAAACCATCTTGCACTAAATAGTCTGCATATTTTTCTTTTTTCGATAAAAACAGGTTACTGCCTACGCCCTCGATGCAAAATAAGCAAACTTGCAAAAAGAAAAAATCAAACCAGTGCAGACATGAAGCAACCAGCCATGTCATTATATCCTTGCAAACATGGTAGCATTGTGGGAACGGATGCAACTTCATCTTCGGGTATTTGATGTGTGCGCTAGAATAACCAACCAAACATGTCATCTCCTTCACCTTCACCAGGTAAACAATGCATTGCTACTAAACTTCCTTTGATATGTTCTTAATATGTGCGCTATGTTACATTACCACTTCACTATGATGAGAAGTTCTTGTGGAAGAACAACTTGTCTATTGCTGGATGTGTTAATGCCAAGGACATTATAACATGTGGCTTTTGACTTTCATTTTCTCAGATTTCACTTTTCTTGGAGGGTAAGAAAGATTACATACTGAATCTTGTTAATTCTGCTCATACCAAAATGTTGCAACTTGCCTTCCTATATTATCTTCAATGTAAGACCTGTTAAGATATCACTCATACTTTTCCTTTAACCTCGTCACCAGCCAGCTAATTGATCATATCTTGTCCAGCTTCAGCAGCACAACATCGAATATCACGGATCATCATTTTACCACAATGCTAACTACTTTAATCTTCTGATATCTAATAAACCTTAAGTAATGGCATCATAATATACATCATACTTCTTGTATTCATTTGGTGCATGGCTTGCTTGTAGGGATTTTTCTCGAAGTAATTCTGAAGGGATTTCGTTGAGGGatttgaacacacacacacacacacacacacacacacacacacacacttattggCGATTTCCCTGAGAGGCATAGGTCCCCCCTGCTGCCCCTGCGGCCCGGTTGTCGAGCCAAGCACACCTCC is drawn from Triticum dicoccoides isolate Atlit2015 ecotype Zavitan chromosome 6B, WEW_v2.0, whole genome shotgun sequence and contains these coding sequences:
- the LOC119323936 gene encoding 40S ribosomal protein S30, yielding MGKVHGSLARAGKVRGQTPKVAKQDKKKQPRGRAHKRIQYNRRFVTAVVGFGKKRGPNSSEK
- the LOC119323938 gene encoding 18S rRNA (guanine-N(7))-methyltransferase RID2-like, with the protein product MLLDIGCGSGLSGETLTEHGHRWIGCDISQSMLDVALERETEGDLLLADMGEGLGLRPGVMDGAISISAVQWLCNADKSSHEPRLRLKAFFGSLYRCLARGARAVLQFYADNVKQTEMLVSFAMKAGFAGGVVIDWPHSSKAKKSYLVLTCGTSSVASLPKGKGENGEMCSSDDDDDGDESNDDQTVGTYGRNRSNKRQKVNKKNGRGKDWLLRKKEQMRKRGRDVPADTKYTGRKRKTRF